One Glandiceps talaboti chromosome 2, keGlaTala1.1, whole genome shotgun sequence genomic region harbors:
- the LOC144453110 gene encoding dehydrogenase/reductase SDR family member 7-like: protein MVWMTLLGWLVTITCIVVLVAILISDADLTLSYYARFGSNQGATLKDKVVWITGASSGIGEELAYQLAEIGSKLVLSARRKSELERVKKTCLERGQCTEEDIMIIPLDMCVFDSHGSATQKVIAKFNQIDVLVNNAGRTQRSLAIETSLQVDKESLNVNLLGPVSLTKAVLPHMIANKSGHIVVTSSIAGKCPATLQTAYSAAKFAVQGFFDVLRTEVYSDNITVTTVLPGPVVSNVVQSAMTTSVEKSAKDAGIDAALQYPNRMPTDRCAKLMVIGMANKLDELWISKQPMLLLAYMAQYMPMFCRFILMKFGKQRIQAMKAATVEKKTQ from the exons ATGGTTTGGATGACATTGCTTGGGTGGTTGGttaccattacatgtattgtggtGTTAGTTGCTATTCTTATATCTGATGCCGATCTCACTTTATCATACTATGCACGTTTTGGCAGCAACCAGGGAG cAACATTGAAAGATAAAGTGGTATGGATAACTGGTGCATCCAGTGGTATTGGTGAAGAATTAGCATACCAATTGGCTGAAATAGGATCAAAACTTGTCCTTTCAGCTAGAAGGAAAAGTGAGTTAGAAAGGGTGAAGAAAACTTGTTTGGAAAGAGGACAATGTACTGAAGAAGATATCATGATTATCCCAttagatatgtgtgtgtttgatagTCATGGTTCAGCTACACAGAAAGTGATAGCTAAATTCAACCAG ATTGATGTCCTTGTGAATAATGCTGGACGTACTCAACGTTCCCTAGCTATTGAGACATCATTACAAGTGGATAAAGAGAGCTTGAATGTGAATCTATTAGGTCCAGTATCTCTAACCAAGGCTGTCCTTCCACATATGATTGCCAACAAGTCAGGACATATTGTAGTGACAAGCAGTATTGCAGGCAAATGTCCAGCCACACTTCAGACTGCATACAGTGCTGCTAAGTTTGCTGTTCAA GGATTCTTTGATGTACTAAGGACTGAAGTCTATAGTGACAATATCACCGTGACAACAGTTCTTCCTGGACCTGTAGTTTCCAATGTTGTCCAAAGTGCCATGACAACCTCTGTGGAGAAG AGTGCTAAAGATGCTGGTATAGATGCCGCTTTACAATATCCTAATAGAATGCCAACAGATAGATGTGCTAAACTGATGGTTATTGGTATGGCAAACAAATTAGATGAATTGTGGATCAGCAAGCAACCTATGTTGTTACTTGCCTACATGGCACAATATATGCCTATGTTCTGTAG GTTCATATTGATGAAGTTTGGGAAACAACGTATCCAGGCAATGAAGGCGGCTACG GTTGAGAAGAAAACACAATGA
- the LOC144453353 gene encoding dehydrogenase/reductase SDR family member 7-like produces the protein MDWMTLLGWFITISFIVTLVALLISDADLVLAFYARFGSNHGATLKDKVVWITGASSGIGEELAYQLAEIGSKLVLSARRKSELERVKKTCLERGQCTEEDIMIFPLDMCVFDSHGSATQKVIAKFNQIDILVNNAGRSQRSLAVETSFDVDKELIKLNFLGPVSLTKAVLPHMIARKSGHIVVTSSIAGKIPATLQTAYAASKFAVQGFFDVLRTEVYSDNITVTTVCPGPVVSNIVENAMTTTVEKTEHTDNLKAAMQYSNRMSTARCAQLMVITMANKIDEAWITTNPVLLATYLGQYMPTTGKFVANMFGKSRIQALKKNT, from the exons ATGGATTGGATGACATTACTTGGCTGGTTTATTACCATTTCATTTATTGTAACATTGGTAGCCCTCCTTATATCTGATGCTGATCTTGTGTTAGCATTCTATGCACGTTTTGGCAGCAACCATGGAG caACATTGAAAGATAAAGTGGTATGGATAACTGGTGCATCCAGTGGTATTGGTGAAGAATTAGCATACCAATTGGCTGAAATAGGATCAAAACTTGTCCTTTCAGCTAGAAGGAAAAGTGAGTTAGAAAGGGTGAAGAAAACTTGTTTGGAAAGAGGACAATGTACTGAAGAAGACATCATGATTTTCCCAttagatatgtgtgtgtttgatagTCATGGTTCAGCTACACAGAAAGTGATAGCTAAATTCAACCAG ATTGATATCTTGGTAAATAATGCTGGTCGTAGTCAACGGTCACTGGCAGTAGAGACATCCTTTGATGTGGACAAAGAAttgattaaattaaattttttagGTCCAGTATCTCTGACTAAGGCCGTCTTGCCACATATGATTGCCAGGAAATCAggacacattgttgtgacaagCAGTATTGCTGGTAAAATTCCTGCAACACTTCAGACTGCATATGCTGCTTCCAAGTTTGCAGTACAG GGATTCTTTGATGTACTAAGGACTGAAGTCTATAGTGACAATATCACCGTGACAACAGTTTGTCCAGGACCCGTAGTTTCCAATATTGTAGAAAATGCCATGACAACCACTGTTGAGAAG ACAGAACATACTGATAATCTGAAAGCTGCAATGCAATATTCAAACAGGATGTCAACAGCAAGATGTGCTCAATTGATGGTGATTACCATGGCAAACAAAATAGACGAGGCATGGATTACCACCAACCCTGTACTACTTGCAACATATCTTGGCCAATATATGCCAACAACTGGCAA GTTTGTAGCCAATATGTTTGGAAAATCACGCATACAAGCTCTCAAGAAGAATACA taA
- the LOC144450617 gene encoding pecanex-like protein 4, with protein MGNGVPLLNDYKQEFFWKRFPQTVLGGPKVKLGYDAPAYVYINQIVLFLIPWIIGGLFTLFVELDVMKDYIGACVCGACVLLYVLIVQLISLGVRTKQSSVSKMNTQNILAEEDEIEFESCCGVETFEFVIPGKKYKVNIFIHSLLSGPLCGLGMWYLLPTTINGLYSTNTGATVVLFIFGWITLCIAQYSLTVGPPPEPAVFHSTDPYEITPLMRPFYVYVFEAFFLVARSYSSFVIVDQVLHIIFPFLTVFWIFGFLPPLDALFPWIIEQTLVFFLGGSHTAGDLRLICMVLVSAVEFVIVFLIAHFAKSALAVIITAACLGFIQSLDLAALINQLTSKVQKSKEKDSDRQYKLSTCNGFGWQWGWKECITYFILLLDVGAVSGLCNHFSDNTTSSLYNGLGYTVIGLLVVVKLLTDCQVVFVFFGLWRNILYPSSSQSTTKYQKRKDILHIVGYIRRFLLDLVCPLVMVAYLSLYLAPTSLSLPTNAFKITVGSVRALRWVWQSTTHSLLEISILHIINVAIGTSSTSWWSNLGMGIQLLIIGLCRDRLYQVMDQIYLVFAVLITSYSEKKQRRSSSLALMIVAICMLPIIFAVLCVTAALAAPLLPLFTLPIFLLGFPRPLRSWPGTVGASANICPDTIYYQQVAPNLAASLRSSLADGSLGDVHPGCHYLTRFQDRMVWLQVLEKGYGFCTFSVKGLEMQETSCHTVEAGRVDEIFETAFNQETGFSCFNKYPFHTLTAVDAIPVNTYSDARNVLTGIIDSPEVLTNVGKCFLQSLVWVLLHYNAQKSGKKSRPSTAKEKKEQGVKAIGYDRPKSANSLVHAVDLNETLHSSNDSGKPESMKSRPQSRAKSIKSWNSFGSLDSWADDNDSLALETLDNKKTNKVSLMDGYMANNTKKSSMQPTRKEAEIPGLMGDDDDDIDDLFNELDFGMPVMDVTKAKQQQQMTSFGLPASHAMPATGIRLAGSMQFNSPYSSKLSLPLKWREIPIEKNKISHLLDQFPTEWYKHVLTLLDLTTTDKTSEEVATEVLNDAVLMDIYTQLTMACYAVVNVLGLGGGNAVAMGASHVYKVYTGDVPWSPSLEWLNDDTELLQLVLKAYRYGFKLAYDQAVLGEIDSHEELAEYLQEYENDWYIGCEKDAEWSAAVLQVKNNLFSLVYDPVDAVYNGRVLTKQAVMAYIGRLNSEVVRGYWASLAQELFYFTNDDEERYSIQAHPVLLRNLTVQSADPPLGYPIYSSPPMSIPTL; from the exons ATGGGGAATGGTGTACCATTGTTAAATGACTACAAACAGGAGTTCTTCTGGAAGAGGTTTCCTCAAACTGTTCTAGGTGGACCTAAAGTGAAACTAGGTTATGATGCACCAGCATATGTCTACATAAATCAAATTGTACTCTTTTTGATACCATGGATTATTGGTGGattatttacattgtttgtagAATTAGATGTAATGAAAGATTACATTGGTGCCTGTGTCTGTGGAGCATGCGTCTTACTCTATGTTTTGATTGTCCAGCTCATCAGTTTAGGGGTACGCACCAAACAGTCCTCAGTTTCCAAAATGAACACACAAAATATACTTGCTGAGGAAGATGAGATAGAATTTGAAAGTTGTTGTGGAGTTGAGACTTTTGAGTTTGTAATCCCAGGAAAGAAGTACAAGGTGAatatttttatacattcattGTTGTCTGGCCCACTATGTGGACTGGGCATGTGGTATTTATTGCCAACTACAATAAATGGTTTATATAGCACTAACACTGGAGCAACAGTGGTGCTGTTCATATTTGGCTGGATAACTCTGTGTATAGCACAGTATTCGTTGACTGTGGGACCACCACCAGAACCAGCTGTATTTCACAGTACAGATCCATATGAAATCACACCATTGATGAGGCCATTCTATGTCTATGTATTTGAAGCATTCTTCCTTGTGGCAAG GTCTTATTCAAGTTTTGTTATTGTGGACCAGGTTCTACATATCATATTTCCATTTCTGACtgtgttttggatttttggGTTCCTTCCTCCTCTTGATGCTTTGTTTCCATGGATAATTGAGCAAACATTGGTGTTCTTTCTTGGAGGTTCTCATACAGCTGGTGATTTGAG GCTTATTTGCATGGTGTTGGTCTCTGCAGtagagtttgttattgttttcctCATTGCTCACTTTGCTAAGTCAGCACTTGCAGTCATCATCACTGCAGCCTGTCTGGGTTTCATTCAAAGTCTAGATTTGGCAGCACTCATAAACCAATTGACAAGTAAAGTCCAGAAGTCTAAGGAGAAAGACAGTGATAGACAGTACAAgctaagtacatgtaatggcTTTGGGTGGCAATGGGGATGGAAAGAATGCATCACCTATTTCATTCTACTGTTAGATGTTGGAGCAGTTTCAGGACTGTGCAACCATTTTTCAGACAATACAACATCATCCTTGTACAATGGTCTTGGATATACAGTCATTGGATTGCTAGTGGTTGTCAAACTATTGACTGACTGTCAGGTTGTTTTTGTCTTCTTTGGGCTGTGGAGAAATATACTGTACCCATCAAGTTCTCAAAGTACTACTAAATATCAGAAGAGGAAAGACATCTTACATATTGTTGGATACATCAGGCGATTTCTCTTAGATTTAG TTTGTCCATTGGTAATGGTGGCCTATCTATCTCTTTACCTTGCACCAACCAGTCTATCTCTACCAACAAATGCATTCAAAATCACTGTGGGAAGTGTTCGTGCATTGAGATGG GTTTGGCAGAGTACAACTCACTCCCTACTTGAAATTTCCATCTTGCACATCATTAATGTTGCCATAGGGACCAGCAGCACTTCATGGTGGAGTAATCTTGGTATGGGAATACAACTTCTGATAATCGGCCTGTGCAGAGATCGTTTGTATCAAGTCATGGACCAAATATACTTAGTATTTGCTGTTTTAATTACATCCTACTCAGAGAAGAAACAGAGACGATCTTCATCACTAGCACTAATGATTGTAGCCATATGTATGCTTCCTATCATCTTTGCAGTACTATGTGTAACAGCTGCATTAGCAGCTCCTCTACTTCCATTATTTACATTACCAATATTCCTCCTTGGCTTTCCACGCCCTCTGAGATCATGGCCAGGAACAGTTGGAGCCTCAGCCAACATATGTCCAGACACAATTTACTACCAACAAGTTGCACCAAACTTAGCAGCATCGTTGAGGTCGTCACTGGCAGATGGCAGTTTAG GTGATGTCCATCCAGGCTGTCATTATTTGACACGATTTCAAGACCGTATGGTATGGTTACAGGTCTTGGAGAAGGGATATGGATTCTGTACATTCTCTGTGAAGGGTCTAGAAATGCAGGAGACTTCCTGCCACACTGTAGAAGCTGGTCGTGTAGATGAGATCTTTGAAACAGCTTTCAACCAAGAAACTGGTTTCTCATGTTTCAATAAATATCCATTCCATACTCTGACTGCAGTGGATGCCATACCAGTCAATACATATTCTGATGCTAGAAACGTCTTGACTGGAATTATAGACTCACCAGAAGTATTAACAAACGTTGGCAAGTGTTTCCTCCAGAGCTTAGTTTGGGTACTACTACATTATAATGCACAGAAAAGTGGCAAGAAATCTAGACCAAGTACAGCAAAAGAGAAGAAAGAGCAGGGGGTCAAAGCTATTGGGTATGATAGACCTAAAAGCGCCAACTCTCTTGTACATGCTGTGGATTTGAATGAGACTCTTCATAGTAGTAATGACAGTGGCAAACCAGAAAGCATGAAGTCACGGCCACAGTCCAGGGCCAAATCCATTAAATCATGGAATTCATTTGGTAGCTTGGATAGCTGGGCTGATGACAATGACTCTTTGGCACTGGAGACCTTGGATAACAAGAAGACCAATAAAGTCAGCTTGATGGATGGCTATATGGCAAATAATACTAAGAAATCAAGTATGCAACCAACTAGGAAAGAAGCAGAAATTCCAGGATTGATgggggatgatgatgatgatatcgaTGACCTTTTCAATGAATTAGATTTTGGTATGCCCGTTATGGATGTCACTAAGGccaaacaacaacagcaaatgACAAGTTTTGGACTTCCTGCATCACATGCAATGCCAGCAACTGGTATAAGATTAGCAGGATCCATGCAGTTTAACTCGCCATACTCTTCAAAACTTAGCCTGCCATTAAAATGGAGGGAAATCCCAATAGaaaagaacaaaatatcacatctACTTGACCAGTTTCCAACAGAATGGTACAAACATGTACTTACACTTCTAGATTTAACAACAACTGACAAGACCTCAGAGGAGGTTGCTACAGAGGTTCTCAATGATGCTGTTCTGATGGATATTTACACACAACTAACTATGGCTTGTTATGCTGTAGTCAATGTATTGGGACTTGGGGGTGGTAACGCTGTTGCCATGGGAGCAAGTCATGTATATAAAGTGTATACAGGGGATGTGCCTTGGTCTCCAAGTCTAGAATGGTTAAATGATGACACAGAACTTCTACAACTTGTTCTCAAAGCTTACAG GTATGGATTCAAGTTGGCATATGATCAGGCCGTGCTAGGTGAAATAGATAGCCATGAGGAATTGGCTGAATATTTACAAGAGTATGAGAATGATTGGTATATTGGTTGTGAAAAAGATGCTGAATGGTCAGCTGCAGTCTTACAAGTGAAAAACAACTTGTTTTCTCTGGTCTATGATCCAGTCGAT GCTGTATATAATGGACGAGTACTTACCAAGCAAGCAGTAATGGCCTACATTGGTCGACTCAACAGTGAAGTGGTACGTGGATACTGGGCATCTTTAGCACAGGAGTTATTCTACTTCACCAATGATGATGAAGAACGATACAGCATACAAGCACATCCTGTGCTGCTAAGAAACCTGACAGTGCAGTCAGCTGATCCACCTCTTGGCTATCCTATTTATTCATCTCCACCCATGTCAATACCAACCTTGTAG